One region of Psychrobacter sp. DAB_AL43B genomic DNA includes:
- a CDS encoding SCP2 sterol-binding domain-containing protein, whose product MFTVPVLDIKSDPLDVLLTVIGYRLSMLADSDNEDVKALFADRKVTIEFASTESDVARHFSFDNGQFSQHSGHAKAADLTINFKDSMTGVKLLTKGNLPAFMTAVQEGNLSIEGDYSLMMWFNKLAKHIVPAIPEEYKPYIQKAKPYAYKAQQFANHWVGVAKHKLGK is encoded by the coding sequence ATGTTTACTGTACCTGTTTTAGATATCAAGTCTGATCCATTAGATGTTTTGTTGACGGTGATTGGTTATCGTTTGTCTATGCTTGCTGATAGCGATAACGAAGATGTCAAAGCGCTATTTGCGGATCGTAAAGTAACGATTGAGTTTGCCAGTACTGAATCTGATGTTGCGCGTCATTTTAGCTTCGATAATGGTCAATTTAGCCAACATAGTGGTCATGCTAAAGCAGCCGACCTTACTATTAACTTCAAAGACTCGATGACAGGCGTTAAGCTTTTAACCAAAGGTAATCTTCCTGCCTTTATGACTGCCGTGCAAGAAGGCAACTTAAGCATAGAAGGCGATTATAGCCTAATGATGTGGTTCAATAAGCTTGCCAAACATATCGTGCCAGCCATTCCAGAAGAATATAAACCGTATATCCAAAAAGCCAAACCTTACGCTTATAAAGCACAGCAGTTTGCCAACCATTGGGTCGGTGTTGCTAAGCACAAGTTAGGTAAATAG
- a CDS encoding DUF368 domain-containing protein, whose protein sequence is MTASQSPRPDAPSSSDDLDKQALDKQHLNNEHLVKDSTPIYNDNPKQLLGVYVKGIAMGAADIVPGVSGGTIALIAGIYERLINALSSIGPNFWQIFRQEGGIKGLLAVWRQVDATFLLCLLLGIATSLVTLAGMIKHLLDNQPLMIWSFFFGLVIATVFLLLTEIKRWNIGRALLFLLGMGSAIIISSLPLMTTTPSLPYLFFAGAIAICAMILPGISGSFILLLMGAYNTVLEAVHTLNFAIIFTVVAGMATGLLLFTRMLKWLLSRYYQATLALLIGFIAGSLVKVWPWKTDALGTLNSEAINNVMPWQYPTGAHWLTTLGLMLLGAILVTALAFWGRRSIRP, encoded by the coding sequence ATGACGGCATCACAATCACCACGGCCAGATGCGCCGTCATCTTCCGATGATTTAGATAAGCAAGCTTTAGATAAACAGCACTTAAATAACGAACATTTAGTTAAAGATAGCACGCCTATTTATAATGATAATCCAAAGCAGCTATTGGGTGTCTACGTCAAGGGTATCGCTATGGGCGCAGCTGACATTGTACCGGGTGTTTCTGGCGGTACGATCGCGCTGATTGCTGGCATTTACGAGCGCTTAATTAATGCCTTAAGTAGTATTGGTCCAAATTTTTGGCAGATATTTCGGCAAGAAGGCGGTATCAAAGGCTTACTGGCAGTATGGCGACAAGTCGATGCCACTTTTTTATTGTGCTTATTGCTCGGTATCGCCACCAGTCTTGTAACGTTAGCCGGTATGATCAAGCATTTATTGGACAACCAGCCTTTGATGATTTGGTCATTCTTTTTTGGTTTGGTTATCGCGACTGTTTTTCTGTTATTAACTGAGATTAAGCGCTGGAATATCGGACGGGCGCTATTGTTCCTGCTTGGGATGGGTAGCGCTATTATCATCAGTAGTCTGCCTTTAATGACCACCACGCCAAGCTTACCCTATCTGTTCTTTGCCGGCGCTATTGCTATTTGCGCGATGATACTACCTGGTATATCAGGCTCGTTTATTTTACTATTAATGGGCGCTTATAATACGGTACTTGAAGCCGTACATACCTTGAACTTTGCCATTATCTTTACTGTCGTTGCTGGTATGGCAACGGGGCTGTTGCTGTTTACCCGCATGCTCAAATGGTTACTATCGCGTTATTATCAAGCAACGCTAGCCTTGCTGATTGGTTTTATCGCAGGCTCCTTAGTCAAAGTATGGCCATGGAAAACCGATGCCCTAGGTACACTAAACAGCGAAGCAATCAATAACGTCATGCCGTGGCAGTATCCTACTGGCGCGCATTGGTTGACCACTTTAGGTTTGATGCTATTGGGTGCCATATTAGTGACAGCGTTAGCATTTTGGGGTCGCCGTAGTATTCGTCCTTAA
- the aciT gene encoding AciT family ciprofloxacin tolerance protein, whose amino-acid sequence MILSTFGSEPWSTSAILGYGLLIGSVVALALSSQRWLLWYLFGGMLYWLAVEVIDSLLTHWFVLSEWHNYVVAMGISWLPLGAWVLYRALRYEDVSQSIKKQRELEAARYIEHTPVYDDDYQPRFH is encoded by the coding sequence ATAATACTTTCCACTTTTGGTAGTGAGCCGTGGAGCACAAGTGCAATATTGGGTTATGGTCTACTTATAGGCTCAGTCGTGGCGCTTGCTTTATCGTCGCAGCGCTGGTTACTATGGTATCTGTTCGGTGGGATGCTGTATTGGTTAGCCGTTGAAGTCATTGATAGCTTATTAACGCATTGGTTTGTGTTATCAGAATGGCACAATTACGTGGTCGCGATGGGTATCAGTTGGCTGCCGCTAGGCGCTTGGGTGTTATATCGGGCGCTGCGTTATGAAGATGTCAGTCAGTCCATCAAGAAGCAGCGAGAATTGGAAGCGGCACGCTATATTGAGCACACGCCTGTCTATGATGACGATTATCAGCCACGCTTTCATTGA
- the hemJ gene encoding protoporphyrinogen oxidase HemJ — MADYFNWIKAAHIISVVTWFAAIFYLPRLFVYHAMSDDKVSHDRFIIMERKLYRGIMTPSMIATWAFGLWMVFLGWDVYKTQGWLHVKIFLVVLLSAYHGACGFYRKKLVDRPQYKSHVFWRWFNEVPVFALVIIVILVVVKPF, encoded by the coding sequence ATGGCAGATTATTTTAACTGGATTAAAGCAGCACATATTATTTCAGTGGTGACTTGGTTTGCAGCAATTTTCTACTTGCCGCGCTTATTTGTCTACCATGCCATGAGCGATGACAAGGTCAGTCACGACCGCTTTATTATCATGGAGCGCAAGCTATATCGCGGTATCATGACGCCATCTATGATAGCGACTTGGGCTTTTGGTTTATGGATGGTATTTTTAGGCTGGGATGTCTACAAAACCCAAGGTTGGCTACACGTAAAGATTTTCTTAGTGGTTCTATTGTCCGCTTATCATGGCGCCTGCGGTTTTTATCGTAAAAAGCTCGTCGATAGGCCACAATATAAGTCGCATGTTTTTTGGCGCTGGTTTAATGAAGTACCCGTCTTTGCTTTAGTAATTATTGTTATTTTAGTGGTCGTTAAACCTTTCTAA
- the rph gene encoding ribonuclease PH translates to MRIDNRELNQLRSISFERHYTKHAEGSVLVSFGDTKVLCTASVESGVPRWLKGKGKGWITAEYGMLPRATNTRNQREAARGKQSGRTQEIQRLIGRSLRAMIDLSKLGENTIYLDCDVLQADGGTRTASVTGAAIALIDALESIQKTKKLKADPLIGLVAAVSVGMKDGEAYLDLNYEEDASCDTDLNVVMTQKGEFIELQGTAEEKPFTRAQADDMLILAEKGIAELIAMQKTALGW, encoded by the coding sequence ATGCGTATTGACAACCGTGAGCTTAACCAACTTCGCTCAATCAGCTTTGAGCGCCATTATACTAAGCATGCCGAAGGGTCAGTATTGGTCAGCTTTGGCGATACCAAAGTACTGTGCACCGCTAGTGTTGAATCTGGCGTACCGCGCTGGCTCAAAGGTAAAGGCAAAGGCTGGATCACTGCCGAATATGGCATGTTGCCACGCGCGACCAATACCCGTAATCAGCGTGAAGCGGCACGTGGTAAGCAATCAGGTCGTACGCAAGAAATCCAGCGTTTAATCGGTCGTAGCTTACGTGCCATGATTGATTTGAGCAAGCTTGGTGAAAACACCATTTACCTTGATTGTGATGTCTTGCAAGCCGATGGTGGTACGCGTACTGCTAGTGTGACTGGTGCAGCAATTGCGCTTATTGATGCGTTAGAGAGCATCCAAAAAACCAAAAAACTTAAAGCGGATCCACTAATTGGTTTGGTTGCTGCGGTTTCTGTCGGTATGAAAGATGGCGAAGCCTATCTGGATTTGAATTACGAAGAAGATGCCAGCTGTGATACTGACCTAAATGTGGTGATGACCCAAAAAGGCGAATTCATTGAGCTGCAAGGTACGGCAGAAGAAAAGCCATTCACTCGCGCGCAAGCTGATGATATGCTGATTCTTGCCGAAAAAGGTATCGCTGAGCTTATTGCCATGCAAAAAACTGCACTCGGCTGGTAG
- a CDS encoding AMP-binding protein yields MTDSINKETTDHKAAHNAQSMAGTNVFPTMPTIASDRPWLSAYERYGIEATIDMPDDSTSLLEVFERNTSRYGQKTAYICMGASITFKQLDLYSRQIASYLQSLGLVKGDKVAVMMPNILQYPIVMLGIIRAGMVLVNVNPLYTSRELSHQLHDSGAKALFIVENFAKTYQDAEDKGQVKHVIVCKLGDMLGLVKGTVVNLVARHVKKMIPAYRLPESTSFKQALNAVSASKYKRPDLNLSDVALLQYTGGTTGVAKGAMLSHGNLVANMLQISALMSSAFEDDVDSDDVILTALPLYHVFSFMVCGMYGMYEGCASLLIPNPRDLDGLIKEMAKYKPAFIPAVNTLFNGLVHKEGFADLDFSSLKASIGGGMSVLPSVAKEWHKITGLPIVEGYGLSETSPVVAFNPMTIAEFTGKIGIPASSTDIILIDDDENVVALGDRGEICVKGPQVMIGYQNRPEETAETFTASGYLKTGDIGIMDEKGFIKIVDRKKDMILVSGFNVYPNEIEEVMSEHPAVVECGAIGIPNDDRGEDPKLFVVKKGDVTEQELLDFGKKNLTGYKRPRHIQFVDELPKSNVGKILRKELRKMEGLE; encoded by the coding sequence ATGACGGACAGTATCAATAAAGAAACCACAGACCATAAAGCTGCTCACAACGCTCAATCAATGGCTGGAACTAACGTATTTCCTACCATGCCGACGATAGCGAGTGACAGACCGTGGCTGAGTGCTTATGAGCGCTATGGTATCGAAGCGACGATCGATATGCCAGATGACAGTACATCTTTACTTGAGGTGTTCGAGCGTAACACCAGCCGTTATGGTCAAAAAACTGCCTATATTTGTATGGGTGCGTCCATCACGTTTAAGCAATTAGATTTATACAGTCGTCAAATTGCCAGCTATTTGCAGTCATTAGGCTTGGTTAAAGGCGACAAAGTTGCGGTGATGATGCCCAATATTTTGCAGTATCCAATCGTCATGCTGGGTATTATACGTGCCGGTATGGTTTTGGTTAACGTCAATCCTTTATATACCAGCCGTGAATTGTCGCATCAGCTCCATGATAGTGGCGCCAAAGCTTTATTTATCGTCGAAAACTTCGCCAAGACCTACCAAGACGCTGAAGATAAAGGTCAAGTTAAGCATGTCATCGTTTGTAAGCTTGGTGATATGTTGGGGCTAGTAAAAGGCACTGTGGTTAATCTTGTAGCACGCCATGTCAAAAAAATGATACCCGCTTATCGTTTACCAGAAAGTACCAGCTTTAAGCAGGCATTAAATGCAGTCTCAGCCAGCAAATATAAGCGTCCTGATTTGAATTTAAGCGATGTGGCGTTATTGCAATATACGGGCGGTACCACAGGTGTTGCCAAAGGCGCGATGCTTTCGCACGGTAACTTAGTCGCCAATATGCTACAGATTAGCGCGTTAATGAGTAGTGCTTTTGAGGATGATGTAGATTCGGATGATGTTATTTTGACCGCACTACCGCTATACCATGTGTTCTCATTTATGGTTTGTGGCATGTATGGCATGTATGAAGGTTGTGCTAGTTTGTTGATTCCAAATCCGCGTGACCTTGATGGTTTGATTAAAGAGATGGCTAAATATAAACCGGCCTTTATCCCAGCGGTCAATACCTTGTTTAACGGTCTAGTACATAAAGAAGGCTTTGCAGATTTAGATTTTTCTAGCCTAAAAGCCTCTATCGGTGGCGGCATGTCCGTATTACCAAGCGTGGCAAAAGAGTGGCATAAAATTACGGGTCTACCAATTGTTGAAGGCTATGGCTTGTCTGAAACCTCACCAGTGGTTGCCTTTAACCCAATGACTATCGCTGAATTCACCGGAAAAATTGGTATTCCTGCGTCTAGCACCGATATCATCTTGATTGATGATGATGAAAATGTGGTCGCACTAGGTGATCGTGGTGAAATCTGTGTCAAAGGTCCACAAGTCATGATTGGCTATCAAAATCGGCCAGAAGAAACGGCTGAGACCTTTACTGCCAGTGGTTATTTAAAAACCGGCGACATCGGTATCATGGACGAAAAAGGCTTTATTAAAATCGTTGATCGCAAAAAAGACATGATTTTGGTCTCTGGTTTTAACGTCTATCCAAATGAAATCGAAGAAGTCATGAGCGAGCATCCAGCGGTAGTAGAGTGCGGCGCGATTGGTATTCCAAATGATGACCGCGGTGAAGATCCAAAGCTGTTTGTGGTCAAAAAAGGTGACGTTACCGAGCAAGAACTGCTTGATTTTGGCAAAAAGAACTTGACCGGCTATAAGCGTCCGCGTCATATTCAATTCGTTGATGAATTACCAAAATCAAACGTGGGTAAAATCCTGCGTAAAGAATTGCGTAAGATGGAAGGTTTAGAATAA
- the serB gene encoding phosphoserine phosphatase SerB: MLKNTSYSLPKDSKAWQQAVDSVASLLPEGTNLQDFDALQSLPIFALIVVLPTHVSSLDIHQYVQSWVDEQPNWHLVTVAEDADASFVDIEIADTDTAQTFAKPSFIDVQVFRYLLVPVTDTLMHPAKKTAAAHIIDDQLTTRLRRDLTEDYKNAQSSITSDQLDVVDCHILSVGHMLRTHKLACFDMDSTLIEQEVIVELAKTAGIGEQVEIITEAAMRGEMDFDESFAQRVALLQGIPTSVLDEICTRLTLSTGARTTISALKALGYHTVLISGGFTYFARYIAEQLGIDEVHANPLDIEEGEVTGHVQLPIINGAKKAAIVAHTAERLGIAMSQVICIGDGANDLPMMASADLGVAFNAKPIVQARADAAVNVTGLEGTLYALGYPAFARSK; this comes from the coding sequence ATGCTAAAAAATACATCTTACTCGTTACCAAAAGACAGCAAAGCATGGCAACAAGCCGTCGATTCTGTGGCCTCGCTATTACCAGAGGGTACTAATTTACAAGATTTTGATGCGCTGCAATCCTTGCCCATTTTTGCCTTGATTGTGGTACTGCCGACGCATGTATCCTCGCTCGATATCCACCAATATGTACAATCATGGGTTGATGAGCAGCCAAATTGGCATCTGGTCACGGTGGCAGAAGATGCCGATGCGAGTTTTGTAGATATTGAGATTGCTGATACAGACACGGCGCAAACATTTGCCAAACCCTCGTTTATCGATGTGCAAGTTTTCCGCTATTTGCTGGTACCGGTTACTGATACCTTGATGCATCCTGCTAAAAAAACGGCAGCAGCCCATATCATTGACGATCAATTGACCACGCGGTTGCGTCGCGACTTGACTGAAGACTATAAAAACGCTCAAAGCTCAATAACGAGCGACCAATTGGATGTCGTCGACTGTCATATCCTATCGGTTGGTCATATGCTGCGCACCCATAAGCTTGCTTGCTTCGATATGGACTCTACGTTAATTGAACAAGAAGTCATCGTTGAGCTGGCAAAAACAGCAGGGATTGGCGAGCAAGTAGAAATCATCACTGAGGCGGCGATGCGCGGTGAAATGGATTTTGACGAATCTTTTGCTCAGCGTGTGGCACTATTACAGGGCATCCCAACCAGCGTACTTGATGAGATTTGCACACGCTTAACTTTATCGACAGGCGCTCGTACCACTATCAGCGCGCTTAAAGCCTTAGGCTACCATACGGTATTGATATCAGGTGGTTTTACCTATTTTGCCCGCTATATCGCTGAGCAATTAGGTATCGATGAAGTGCATGCCAATCCTTTAGATATCGAAGAGGGCGAAGTCACCGGTCATGTGCAACTGCCTATTATTAATGGCGCTAAGAAAGCGGCTATCGTCGCTCATACTGCTGAGCGCTTGGGCATTGCAATGTCGCAAGTGATCTGCATCGGTGATGGCGCCAACGACTTACCGATGATGGCAAGCGCTGATCTGGGTGTGGCTTTTAATGCCAAACCTATCGTACAAGCGCGCGCAGATGCGGCCGTCAATGTCACAGGGCTTGAAGGCACACTTTATGCGCTTGGCTATCCGGCATTCGCCCGTAGCAAATAA
- the bioB gene encoding biotin synthase BioB: MAGLLSISEPSDTLNNQINANNDFLATLTTDATKSTKATETIIKKHSREQIGQLFDLPLMDLLLQAQTIHRQNFNANEVQISTLLSIKTGNCPEDCGYCSQSGHHRDTTKLQAEKRIDVDKVIAAAKRAKATGSSRFCMGAAWKHPSAKDMPYVVELVKEVKALGLETCMTLGMLDTEQATQLADAGLDYYNHNLDTSRSYYEQVVSTRSYDERLDTIANVRNSGINVCSGNIVGMGESRDDRIDWVHELLKMPKAPESIPVNLLVPIAGTPIGDRVLAEGQLSVLEWIRTIAVTRICCPSSYVRLSAGRESLSDSEQALAFMAGANSFFYGDKLLTTGNASQSGDDRLMRELGLTKQFAAPRAPKQVPVVDAMSGHQSQVISADLGGVVLA; encoded by the coding sequence ATGGCAGGATTACTTAGTATCTCAGAACCTAGCGACACACTTAATAATCAGATAAACGCTAACAATGACTTTCTAGCGACATTGACAACCGATGCCACTAAATCGACTAAAGCGACTGAAACAATCATAAAAAAACACAGTCGCGAGCAGATTGGCCAATTATTCGATTTACCATTAATGGATTTATTACTACAAGCACAGACTATCCATCGTCAGAACTTCAACGCTAATGAAGTGCAAATTAGCACCTTATTATCTATCAAAACTGGCAACTGTCCTGAAGATTGCGGCTACTGCTCACAATCCGGTCATCACCGTGATACTACAAAGCTACAAGCCGAAAAGCGCATAGACGTTGATAAGGTAATTGCCGCTGCCAAACGTGCTAAAGCCACTGGCTCATCGCGATTTTGTATGGGCGCCGCATGGAAGCATCCAAGCGCGAAAGACATGCCTTATGTGGTTGAGCTGGTCAAAGAAGTGAAAGCATTAGGGCTTGAAACTTGCATGACTTTGGGAATGCTTGATACGGAGCAAGCGACGCAATTAGCAGATGCCGGACTGGATTATTATAATCATAACTTGGATACCTCAAGAAGCTATTATGAGCAAGTGGTCAGTACGCGCAGCTATGATGAGCGTCTGGATACTATTGCAAACGTACGCAATTCGGGCATCAATGTCTGTAGCGGCAATATTGTCGGTATGGGTGAAAGCCGTGATGACCGTATTGACTGGGTTCATGAACTGCTTAAGATGCCAAAAGCACCTGAATCTATTCCGGTCAATTTATTAGTTCCTATTGCAGGAACACCGATTGGCGATCGCGTGCTTGCAGAAGGTCAGCTGTCAGTCCTTGAATGGATTCGTACCATTGCCGTGACGCGTATTTGCTGTCCGAGCAGTTATGTACGTTTATCTGCTGGACGTGAAAGCTTGTCCGATTCTGAGCAAGCATTGGCATTTATGGCGGGTGCTAACTCATTTTTTTATGGTGATAAACTACTCACTACCGGCAATGCTAGCCAATCAGGTGACGATAGATTGATGCGTGAGCTTGGTTTGACGAAGCAGTTTGCAGCCCCTCGTGCACCTAAGCAAGTACCTGTTGTGGACGCTATGAGCGGTCATCAATCACAAGTCATTTCGGCTGATTTGGGCGGAGTAGTTTTGGCTTAA
- a CDS encoding PA3496 family putative envelope integrity protein has translation MSDADIDDDFDDDFVDDDDAKMVEEAETSVRTRLSSLEKRRLIDNLLEEKRLAKELKDDLDDIDNFDEDGDDWDDDDI, from the coding sequence ATGAGTGATGCTGATATTGATGACGATTTTGATGATGATTTTGTCGACGATGACGATGCAAAGATGGTAGAAGAAGCCGAGACGAGTGTGCGTACGCGCTTAAGCAGTCTTGAAAAACGCCGTTTGATCGATAATTTGCTAGAAGAAAAACGTTTGGCTAAAGAGCTAAAAGACGATCTTGACGATATAGATAATTTCGATGAAGACGGTGATGATTGGGACGATGACGATATTTAA
- a CDS encoding AMP-binding protein codes for MENQGNQIRRNDKVWVKTYEKLGIQYDIDMPAANTSLIDIFEQNFTKHAGKTAFVCMDVKLSYEDLDRYSKQIAAYLQSLGLKKGDKVGVMMPNILQLPVAVLGVLRAGMTLVNVNPLYTSKELEHQLTDSDTKALFILENFAKTYEDIGKNLVDHVVVTSMGDLMSPLKGFIVNMVVRHVKKLVPDYNLKNSTNFKTALNRFSAKKYKRPDNICLDDIAVLQYTGGTTGVAKGAMLTHGNLVANLIQCDTYLGDAFDKFEGMAEQPVIMTALPLYHIFSFTVCGMFGLYRGCIGLLVPNPRDGASLIKAYKDYPPAFFPAVNTLFNALANSEVFKALDHSKLEMSMGGGMAVLKDTADKWQKITGNVIVQGYGLSETSPVASANPEGTGEFSGNIGLPMPATEMAILDEEGNEVPLGERGEICVRGPQVMKGYWKRDDATAEVMTSDGYFRTGDIGVMDEEGYFKIVDRKKNMILVSGFNVYPNEVEDVMSAHPKILECGVIGIDDEKSGEVPKIYVVRSDDSLTVEDVLAYGKEHLTGYKRPRYVEFIDELPKSNVGKILHKDLRVLEEKNHGK; via the coding sequence ATGGAAAATCAAGGTAACCAAATTCGTCGTAATGACAAAGTATGGGTTAAAACTTACGAAAAGCTTGGTATCCAGTACGATATCGATATGCCAGCTGCCAATACCTCGTTAATCGATATATTTGAGCAGAATTTTACTAAGCACGCTGGTAAAACAGCGTTTGTCTGTATGGATGTAAAGCTCTCCTACGAAGATTTAGATCGCTATAGCAAACAAATCGCTGCCTACTTGCAGTCCCTGGGCCTGAAAAAAGGCGATAAAGTCGGCGTTATGATGCCAAATATTTTGCAGCTACCGGTTGCAGTATTGGGTGTGCTGCGTGCTGGCATGACCTTGGTCAACGTCAATCCACTTTATACCTCAAAAGAGCTTGAGCACCAGCTAACAGATTCTGATACCAAAGCATTGTTCATTTTAGAGAACTTTGCCAAAACTTATGAAGATATTGGTAAAAACTTGGTTGACCATGTCGTTGTGACGTCGATGGGCGACTTGATGAGTCCGTTAAAAGGCTTTATTGTCAACATGGTCGTGCGCCATGTGAAAAAGTTGGTACCTGATTATAATCTTAAAAATAGCACCAACTTTAAAACGGCACTTAATCGCTTTTCGGCCAAAAAATATAAGCGTCCAGATAACATCTGCCTTGATGATATTGCGGTTTTGCAATATACCGGTGGAACCACAGGCGTCGCCAAAGGCGCGATGCTCACGCATGGCAACTTAGTGGCTAACCTGATTCAGTGTGATACGTATCTTGGTGATGCTTTTGATAAGTTTGAAGGTATGGCTGAGCAGCCTGTCATTATGACGGCCTTGCCGCTATACCATATCTTCTCATTTACGGTTTGCGGCATGTTCGGCTTATATCGCGGCTGTATCGGACTATTGGTGCCAAACCCACGTGACGGTGCCAGCTTAATAAAAGCTTATAAAGATTACCCACCGGCGTTTTTCCCAGCAGTCAATACCCTATTCAACGCGTTGGCAAATAGTGAGGTATTTAAAGCCTTAGATCATAGCAAGCTTGAGATGTCTATGGGCGGCGGCATGGCGGTTTTAAAAGATACGGCTGACAAATGGCAAAAAATTACCGGTAATGTGATCGTACAAGGTTATGGTCTGTCAGAGACTTCACCTGTGGCGTCAGCAAACCCGGAAGGTACCGGCGAATTCTCAGGTAATATTGGCCTACCAATGCCTGCGACTGAGATGGCTATCTTGGATGAAGAAGGTAATGAAGTTCCACTTGGCGAGCGCGGCGAAATTTGTGTTCGTGGTCCACAAGTGATGAAAGGCTACTGGAAGCGTGATGATGCCACTGCTGAAGTCATGACCTCTGATGGTTATTTCCGTACTGGTGATATCGGCGTGATGGATGAAGAAGGTTACTTTAAAATCGTTGATCGCAAAAAGAATATGATTTTGGTATCAGGCTTCAACGTTTATCCAAACGAAGTAGAAGATGTGATGTCAGCTCATCCAAAGATTTTAGAATGCGGCGTCATCGGTATCGATGATGAAAAGAGCGGCGAAGTACCGAAGATTTATGTGGTACGTAGTGATGACAGTCTAACGGTTGAAGATGTCCTCGCTTACGGCAAAGAGCATCTAACCGGTTATAAGCGTCCGCGTTATGTTGAGTTTATCGATGAGCTACCAAAATCGAACGTTGGTAAGATTTTACACAAAGATCTACGTGTGCTTGAAGAAAAGAATCATGGTAAATAG